From Salipiger profundus, a single genomic window includes:
- a CDS encoding NADPH-dependent F420 reductase, translating to MKIGILGSGLMGGTLGRLWAASGHQVTFAYSRDDARRAAMAERHGAASGTVAEAVAGADALMLAVHWSRTAEVLDLAGDLASRTVLTCCVPLDEANESLVVSTTSSGAEELARMRPGARWVSCFSANPSESFEPVFRRKGEDQPPQVLTCTDHEDARALAGDLIRDIGFEPLACGPLRNARFIEPFAMATVELAYVQPGGPALTYRFNKLR from the coding sequence ATGAAGATCGGCATCCTGGGCAGTGGGCTGATGGGCGGCACGCTCGGACGCCTGTGGGCGGCCAGCGGACATCAGGTCACCTTCGCCTATTCCCGAGATGACGCGCGCCGCGCCGCCATGGCCGAGCGCCACGGCGCCGCCAGCGGCACCGTGGCCGAAGCGGTGGCAGGGGCCGACGCGCTCATGCTGGCGGTTCACTGGTCCCGCACCGCCGAGGTTCTGGACCTGGCTGGCGACCTCGCGAGTCGCACCGTCCTGACCTGCTGCGTGCCACTGGACGAGGCGAACGAGTCGCTCGTCGTGAGCACGACGTCCTCGGGCGCCGAGGAGCTGGCCCGCATGCGGCCCGGCGCCCGCTGGGTCAGCTGTTTCTCGGCCAACCCCTCCGAGAGCTTCGAGCCGGTGTTCCGCCGGAAGGGCGAGGATCAGCCGCCGCAGGTGCTGACCTGCACCGACCACGAGGACGCAAGGGCCCTCGCCGGCGACCTCATTCGCGACATCGGCTTCGAGCCTCTCGCCTGCGGGCCATTGCGCAACGCCCGGTTCATCGAACCTTTCGCCATGGCGACCGTTGAGCTGGCATACGTCCAGCCGGGCGGCCCGGCCCTCACCTACCGTTTCAACAAGCTGCGCTGA
- a CDS encoding (R)-mandelonitrile lyase produces the protein MKSLLAATLGLTLAAPAAFAQSMTLTQAEDRAGQVGSSDSFTGTAYVAPVFPPEMNDVSAGEVTFLPGARSAWHTHPAGQMLVVTHGTGWVQERGEPKQVMQAGDVVWCPPEIEHWHGATDSTSVTHYAIQANVDGSAVTWGEHVTDEEYAE, from the coding sequence ATGAAATCCCTTCTTGCCGCTACGCTCGGCCTCACGCTCGCCGCCCCCGCGGCCTTCGCACAATCCATGACCCTGACCCAGGCCGAAGATCGCGCCGGTCAGGTCGGCAGCTCCGATAGCTTCACCGGCACGGCCTACGTTGCCCCGGTCTTCCCCCCGGAAATGAACGACGTGAGCGCCGGGGAAGTCACCTTCCTGCCCGGCGCCCGGTCGGCGTGGCACACTCACCCGGCGGGCCAGATGCTCGTCGTCACGCACGGCACCGGTTGGGTGCAGGAACGCGGTGAGCCGAAACAGGTGATGCAGGCAGGCGACGTCGTCTGGTGCCCGCCGGAGATCGAACACTGGCACGGCGCTACCGACTCGACCTCGGTCACGCACTACGCGATCCAGGCGAACGTCGACGGCTCGGCCGTGACCTGGGGCGAGCACGTCACCGACGAGGAATACGCCGAGTAA
- a CDS encoding (R)-mandelonitrile lyase: MKIIKSGTTPSNPGPEDYFTGTVRIDPMFQAEEPGRTSGAHVTFEPGARTAWHTHPAGQTLIVTFGRGRVQREGGPIEEISQGDVVWFPAGEKHWHGASPETAMSHIAVQESIDGTPVTWMEKVSDEDYNG; this comes from the coding sequence ATGAAGATCATCAAATCCGGCACCACGCCCTCGAACCCCGGCCCGGAAGACTATTTCACCGGCACCGTGCGGATCGACCCGATGTTCCAGGCCGAGGAACCCGGCCGCACCAGCGGCGCGCATGTCACCTTCGAGCCCGGTGCCCGCACCGCCTGGCACACCCATCCGGCGGGTCAGACCCTGATCGTCACCTTCGGGCGTGGCCGCGTCCAGCGCGAGGGCGGCCCGATCGAGGAGATCTCGCAAGGCGATGTCGTCTGGTTCCCCGCAGGCGAGAAGCACTGGCACGGCGCCTCGCCCGAGACCGCGATGAGCCACATCGCGGTGCAGGAGAGCATCGACGGCACCCCCGTCACGTGGATGGAGAAGGTCTCGGACGAAGACTACAACGGCTGA
- a CDS encoding 3-oxoacid CoA-transferase subunit B, producing the protein MKDFSVMDPKEIIARRVSLEIRPKSLVNLGIGIPTLVSEHLDEGMGVFFQSENGVVGLGHRPPEGMTDRHLTDAGGTFTSAVPGASIIDSAFSFGLIRGGHLDLTVLGGLQVDAKGHLANWMIPGKFVPGMGGAMDLVTGAKKVIVAMIHSAKGQSKIVPECTLPLTSQRCVDLIVTELAVMEPRADGLHLLETGPGVSVEEVVAHTDAELVIAGDIPEMDLSRTA; encoded by the coding sequence ATGAAGGATTTTTCCGTGATGGACCCGAAGGAGATCATCGCGCGGCGGGTGTCGCTCGAGATCCGTCCGAAATCGCTCGTGAACCTCGGGATCGGCATTCCGACGCTGGTGTCGGAACACCTCGACGAGGGCATGGGCGTGTTCTTCCAGTCCGAGAACGGCGTGGTGGGCCTCGGCCACCGCCCGCCCGAGGGCATGACCGACCGGCACCTGACCGACGCCGGCGGTACCTTCACCTCGGCGGTGCCAGGGGCGTCGATCATCGACTCGGCGTTTTCCTTCGGGCTGATCCGCGGCGGCCACCTCGACCTGACGGTGCTGGGCGGGCTGCAGGTGGATGCGAAGGGGCACCTGGCCAACTGGATGATCCCCGGCAAGTTCGTGCCCGGCATGGGCGGCGCGATGGATCTCGTGACCGGCGCGAAGAAGGTGATCGTGGCGATGATCCACAGCGCCAAGGGCCAGTCGAAGATCGTCCCCGAATGCACCCTGCCCCTCACCTCGCAGCGTTGCGTCGACCTGATCGTCACCGAACTTGCCGTGATGGAGCCGCGCGCCGACGGGCTGCACCTGCTGGAGACGGGCCCCGGCGTGAGCGTCGAGGAGGTCGTCGCACATACCGACGCCGAGCTGGTGATCGCCGGCGACATTCCCGAGATGGACCTGTCGCGCACGGCCTGA
- the leuB gene encoding 3-isopropylmalate dehydrogenase → MSNPSLLILPGDGIGPEVMAEVRRIIDWFGDKRGLAFDVSEDLVGGAAYDKHGTPLHDDTMARAQEVDAVLLGAVGGPKYDVLDFSVKPERGLLRLRKEMDLYANLRPAQCFDALADFSSLKRDVVAGLDIMIVRELTSGIYFGEPRGIIEEGNERVGINTQRYTESEIDRVARSAFELAMKRGKKLCSMEKANVMESGILWREVVTEVGKDYPEVELSHMYADAGAMQLCRWPKQFDVIVTDNLFGDLLSDAAAMLTGSLGMLPSASLGAPMANGRPKALYEPVHGSAPDIAGQGKANPIACVLSFAMALRYSFDQGAEAERLEAAVNKVLADGVRTADLLGEEGVQPVSTSGMGDAILGALDASL, encoded by the coding sequence ATGAGCAACCCTTCGCTTCTCATCCTGCCGGGTGACGGCATCGGCCCCGAGGTGATGGCCGAGGTGCGCCGGATCATCGACTGGTTCGGCGACAAGCGCGGCCTGGCCTTCGATGTGAGCGAGGACCTCGTGGGGGGCGCGGCCTACGACAAGCATGGCACCCCGCTGCACGATGACACCATGGCCCGCGCGCAAGAGGTCGATGCCGTCCTGCTCGGTGCCGTGGGCGGCCCGAAATACGACGTTCTCGACTTCAGCGTGAAGCCCGAGCGCGGCCTGCTGCGCCTGCGCAAGGAGATGGACCTCTACGCCAACCTGCGCCCGGCGCAGTGTTTCGACGCGCTGGCCGACTTCTCGTCGCTGAAGCGCGACGTGGTGGCCGGGCTCGACATCATGATCGTGCGCGAACTGACCTCGGGCATCTACTTCGGCGAGCCGCGCGGCATCATCGAAGAGGGCAACGAGCGCGTCGGCATCAACACCCAGCGCTACACCGAGTCCGAGATCGACCGCGTGGCGCGCTCGGCCTTCGAACTGGCGATGAAACGCGGCAAGAAGCTCTGCTCGATGGAAAAGGCCAACGTGATGGAGTCGGGCATCCTCTGGCGCGAGGTCGTGACCGAGGTCGGCAAGGACTACCCCGAGGTCGAGCTCTCGCACATGTACGCAGATGCCGGCGCAATGCAGCTCTGCCGCTGGCCCAAGCAGTTCGACGTCATCGTGACCGACAACCTCTTCGGCGACCTGCTGTCCGACGCCGCCGCGATGCTGACCGGCTCGCTCGGGATGCTGCCCTCGGCCTCGCTGGGCGCCCCGATGGCCAATGGCCGCCCCAAGGCGCTCTACGAGCCGGTGCACGGCTCGGCGCCCGACATCGCGGGGCAGGGCAAGGCGAACCCCATCGCCTGCGTGCTGAGCTTCGCCATGGCGCTGCGCTACAGCTTCGACCAGGGCGCCGAGGCCGAGCGTCTCGAAGCGGCGGTGAACAAGGTGCTGGCCGACGGCGTGCGCACCGCCGACCTGCTCGGCGAGGAGGGCGTGCAGCCGGTCTCGACCTCGGGCATGGGCGACGCGATCCTCGGCGCGCTCGACGCGAGCCTCTAA
- a CDS encoding carboxymuconolactone decarboxylase family protein, producing MKTLFASSALVLASTGAFAQDVARTLPDSVARVAPALESYATNDLFGSVWNGENLSMRDRALVTFAALMTRHETGNLAAITEVALDAGVTPSELSETVTHLAFYTGWGNATAATEAMAPIFEERGIAVEDLPAVDAELLPLDEEAEAARQETVQSNYGDVSQGVVDTTEEILFLDLWLRPALEPRDRSLVTVAGLIAAGQPEQMTFHLNRAMDNGLTQEEAGAMLSHLAFYAGWPRVFSALPVAKQVFEERG from the coding sequence ATGAAGACCCTTTTCGCCTCTTCCGCCCTCGTCCTCGCCAGCACCGGTGCCTTCGCGCAGGATGTCGCGCGCACGCTTCCCGACAGCGTCGCCCGCGTTGCACCCGCGCTCGAATCCTACGCGACCAACGACCTCTTCGGCTCGGTCTGGAACGGCGAGAACCTCTCGATGCGGGATCGCGCACTCGTCACCTTCGCGGCGCTCATGACCCGGCACGAGACCGGCAACCTGGCCGCCATCACCGAAGTCGCGCTGGATGCAGGCGTAACCCCGTCGGAGCTCTCCGAGACCGTGACCCACCTGGCCTTCTACACCGGCTGGGGCAACGCGACCGCCGCCACCGAGGCGATGGCCCCGATCTTCGAAGAGCGCGGGATCGCCGTCGAGGACCTTCCCGCAGTGGATGCAGAGCTGCTGCCGCTGGACGAGGAGGCCGAAGCCGCGCGCCAGGAAACGGTTCAAAGCAACTACGGCGATGTCAGCCAGGGCGTGGTCGACACCACCGAGGAAATTCTCTTCCTCGACCTCTGGCTGCGCCCGGCGCTCGAGCCGCGCGACCGTAGCCTCGTGACCGTCGCGGGCCTCATCGCGGCGGGTCAGCCCGAGCAGATGACCTTTCACCTGAACCGCGCGATGGACAACGGCCTGACCCAGGAAGAAGCGGGCGCCATGCTGTCGCACCTCGCGTTCTACGCCGGCTGGCCGCGCGTCTTCTCGGCGCTTCCGGTGGCCAAGCAGGTCTTCGAAGAGCGCGGCTAA
- a CDS encoding Na/Pi cotransporter family protein encodes MQLDILSILGGIGLFLFGMQSMTGALRQLASRQMRAFLSSFTTSPYSGALTGAATTAVIQSSSATMVTVIGFVGAGLMTFPQAIGVIYGANIGTTMTGWIVALLGLKLKLGTIALPGLLLGALIATMAHGRMVRIGRLLAGFCLVFIGLDLMQEGAAGFEGWLSPEIMPADTFAGRGLLLLLGAAITVVIQSSSAGVATTLVLLGTGAITLGQGAALVIGMDVGTTFTAILATVGGSRDMRRTAIAHMAYNVVTGAVAFALLGLVVPPLAAVFGPREPAALVSFHTLFNVLGVVIMLPVTAPFARLIEQLVPGREAALTEGLDRSLLSDPNAAMDGAGGCAARIMRAMFASLGRCLSPGGGPLPSEDALRLEPALDDLHAYLARIRVPADATDAMNRYSALLHQYDHLTRLAHRMTREDQMRPLRVDPGLRRPAMAFGAALRRASDPDRGVQAAALERLERLISGRTHRLRRSALLREHVGLVSVQEVFEVTDAMRWLERAAHNAARCVHYGELALSEAPAPPVSDRLETTPAGP; translated from the coding sequence ATGCAACTGGATATCCTGTCCATTCTCGGCGGCATCGGCCTGTTCCTCTTCGGGATGCAGTCCATGACCGGCGCGCTGCGGCAGCTCGCGAGTCGGCAGATGCGCGCCTTCCTGTCGAGCTTCACCACCTCGCCATATTCCGGCGCACTGACCGGCGCCGCGACCACCGCGGTCATCCAGTCCTCGAGCGCCACGATGGTCACCGTGATCGGCTTCGTGGGTGCCGGGCTCATGACCTTTCCGCAGGCGATCGGTGTGATCTACGGCGCCAATATCGGCACCACGATGACCGGCTGGATCGTCGCGCTGCTGGGTCTGAAGCTGAAACTCGGCACCATCGCCCTGCCCGGCCTGTTGCTGGGGGCGCTGATCGCCACCATGGCACACGGGCGCATGGTGCGGATCGGCCGGCTGCTCGCCGGGTTCTGCCTCGTGTTCATCGGTCTTGACCTGATGCAGGAGGGCGCCGCGGGCTTCGAGGGCTGGCTCTCGCCCGAGATCATGCCCGCAGACACCTTCGCAGGACGGGGGCTGCTGCTGCTGCTCGGCGCCGCGATCACCGTGGTGATCCAGTCCTCGAGCGCCGGGGTCGCGACGACACTGGTGCTGCTGGGCACCGGCGCCATCACGTTGGGACAGGGCGCGGCGCTGGTGATCGGCATGGACGTGGGCACCACCTTCACCGCGATTCTCGCCACCGTGGGCGGCTCGCGCGACATGCGGCGCACCGCCATCGCGCACATGGCCTACAACGTCGTCACCGGTGCGGTGGCCTTCGCGCTGCTCGGGCTCGTCGTGCCGCCGCTCGCGGCCGTCTTCGGACCACGGGAACCCGCGGCACTGGTGAGCTTCCACACGCTGTTCAACGTCCTGGGCGTGGTCATCATGCTGCCGGTCACCGCGCCCTTCGCCCGGCTCATCGAGCAGCTCGTGCCCGGGCGCGAGGCCGCGCTGACCGAAGGGCTCGACCGGTCGCTGCTGTCGGACCCGAACGCCGCGATGGATGGCGCAGGCGGCTGTGCGGCGCGGATCATGCGCGCGATGTTCGCCTCGCTGGGCCGCTGCCTGAGCCCCGGCGGCGGCCCCCTGCCCTCGGAGGACGCGCTGCGGCTGGAACCGGCCCTCGACGACCTGCACGCCTACCTTGCCCGCATTCGCGTGCCCGCCGATGCGACCGACGCGATGAACCGCTACTCGGCGCTGCTGCACCAGTATGACCACCTGACCCGCCTTGCCCATCGCATGACCCGCGAGGACCAGATGCGCCCGCTGCGCGTCGACCCCGGGCTGCGGCGCCCGGCAATGGCCTTCGGGGCGGCGCTGCGCCGCGCGTCCGACCCCGACCGAGGGGTCCAGGCTGCAGCGCTCGAGCGGCTGGAACGGCTGATTTCAGGGCGGACCCACCGGCTGCGGCGCTCGGCGCTGCTGCGCGAGCACGTGGGTCTTGTCAGCGTGCAGGAGGTCTTCGAGGTGACCGACGCGATGCGCTGGCTGGAGCGGGCGGCGCATAACGCCGCGCGCTGTGTTCATTACGGCGAGCTTGCGCTCAGCGAGGCGCCGGCACCGCCGGTCTCGGACCGGCTGGAGACGACGCCCGCCGGGCCTTAG
- a CDS encoding endonuclease/exonuclease/phosphatase family protein, translated as MATWNVDLSRDGPGLLLRDIRAGKTDAVIAEIAAAAPDVLVLTDIDFDHGGAALAALDERLQAVGTGYPHRVARRPNAGWPTGRDLDGDGLLGGPRDAQGYGEFSGQGGMAVLSRRPVTLARDFSDLLWRDSPGTRQTEDDPARDLQRLSSSGHWMLEVETGGAPLTLLAWHATPPVFDGPEDRNGRRNADELALWMAVLDGAFGPPPAWPVLIGDANLDPERGDGLGAAMREVLADERLQDPLPGQATVTWPQTGPMRVSYILPAAGLPVAAADVRDAISGEAHRLVTVSLDLP; from the coding sequence TTGGCCACCTGGAATGTCGACCTGTCCCGCGACGGGCCAGGCCTGCTGCTGCGCGACATCCGCGCCGGGAAAACCGATGCGGTCATCGCCGAGATCGCCGCCGCCGCGCCCGATGTGCTCGTGCTCACCGACATCGACTTCGACCACGGCGGTGCCGCGCTCGCGGCGCTGGACGAGCGGTTGCAGGCGGTCGGGACGGGCTATCCGCACCGGGTCGCGCGGCGGCCCAACGCCGGCTGGCCGACCGGGCGGGATCTTGACGGCGACGGGCTGCTTGGCGGCCCGCGCGACGCGCAGGGCTACGGCGAATTCTCGGGGCAGGGCGGCATGGCGGTGCTGTCGCGCCGGCCGGTCACGCTGGCGCGGGATTTCAGTGACCTGCTCTGGCGCGACAGCCCAGGGACCCGGCAGACGGAGGACGATCCGGCGCGCGACCTGCAGCGGCTGTCGTCCTCCGGGCACTGGATGCTGGAGGTCGAGACCGGCGGCGCGCCGCTGACGCTGCTGGCGTGGCATGCAACGCCCCCGGTCTTCGACGGCCCCGAGGATCGCAACGGCCGCCGTAACGCCGACGAGCTTGCGCTCTGGATGGCCGTGCTCGACGGCGCTTTCGGGCCGCCTCCGGCATGGCCGGTGCTGATCGGCGACGCCAACCTCGACCCCGAGCGGGGCGACGGGCTGGGCGCGGCGATGCGCGAGGTTCTCGCCGACGAGCGGCTTCAGGATCCGCTGCCGGGACAGGCGACGGTGACCTGGCCGCAGACCGGGCCGATGCGGGTCAGCTACATCCTTCCGGCTGCAGGCCTTCCGGTCGCTGCCGCCGATGTGCGAGACGCGATCTCCGGCGAGGCGCACCGCCTTGTCACGGTATCGCTCGACCTGCCCTGA
- the leuD gene encoding 3-isopropylmalate dehydratase small subunit, producing MEKFEKLTGVAAPMPLVNIDTDMIIPKQFLKTIKRSGLGVHAFDEMRYLDDGSENPDFVLNKPAYREAEILVTGDNFGCGSSREHAPWALADFGIKAIVSTSFADIFYNNCFKNGMLPIALPQEAVDVLMKDAEKGSNARMTIDLENQVVTTSDGEEFRFEIDPFRKHCLLEGLDDIGLTMEKVGAIDSFESEAAQSRPWV from the coding sequence ATGGAAAAATTCGAAAAACTCACCGGGGTCGCGGCACCGATGCCGCTGGTGAACATCGACACCGACATGATCATCCCCAAGCAGTTCCTGAAGACGATCAAGCGCTCCGGCCTCGGCGTGCACGCCTTCGACGAGATGCGCTACCTCGACGACGGCTCGGAAAACCCCGACTTCGTGCTCAACAAGCCCGCCTACCGCGAGGCCGAGATCCTCGTCACCGGCGACAACTTCGGCTGCGGCTCCTCGCGCGAGCACGCGCCCTGGGCGCTGGCGGATTTCGGCATCAAGGCGATCGTCTCGACCTCCTTCGCCGACATCTTCTACAACAACTGCTTCAAGAACGGCATGCTGCCCATCGCGCTGCCGCAGGAGGCCGTCGACGTGCTGATGAAGGACGCCGAGAAGGGCTCCAATGCGCGCATGACGATCGACCTCGAGAACCAGGTCGTGACCACGTCGGACGGCGAGGAATTCCGCTTCGAGATCGACCCCTTCCGCAAGCACTGCCTGCTCGAGGGGCTCGACGACATCGGCCTCACGATGGAGAAGGTCGGCGCGATCGACAGCTTCGAGTCCGAGGCCGCCCAGAGCCGTCCCTGGGTCTGA
- a CDS encoding CoA transferase subunit A, whose amino-acid sequence MHMAISMEDAVDMIPDGARVMLSGFMGVGTPDGLVHALAAAGKKDLTMIVNDAARPHTGVGPLVKAGCVKKFIGSHIGVNPDVQEKMRAGELEVELVPQGTFVERIRAAGMGLGGILTPTGIGTLVAEGKEIVEVDGKPFLLEKPLHADFALIAARSCDYVGNLAYMLSATNFNPIMALAATTVIAEPEEIVPVGVIPPDAVKTPGVLVDHVIKRAA is encoded by the coding sequence ATGCACATGGCCATATCGATGGAAGACGCCGTCGACATGATCCCCGACGGCGCTCGGGTGATGCTGTCGGGCTTCATGGGAGTAGGGACGCCGGACGGGCTCGTGCACGCGCTCGCGGCCGCCGGCAAGAAGGACCTGACCATGATCGTGAACGACGCCGCGCGTCCGCACACAGGAGTGGGCCCGCTGGTCAAGGCGGGCTGCGTGAAGAAGTTCATCGGCAGCCATATCGGTGTGAACCCCGACGTCCAGGAGAAGATGCGTGCCGGCGAGCTCGAGGTCGAGCTCGTGCCGCAGGGCACCTTCGTCGAGCGCATCCGCGCCGCCGGCATGGGGCTCGGGGGCATCCTCACGCCCACCGGGATCGGCACGCTGGTGGCCGAGGGCAAGGAAATCGTCGAGGTCGATGGCAAGCCCTTCCTGCTCGAAAAGCCGCTTCATGCGGATTTCGCGCTGATCGCCGCGCGCAGCTGCGACTACGTGGGCAACCTCGCCTACATGCTGTCCGCGACCAACTTCAATCCGATCATGGCGCTGGCCGCGACCACGGTCATCGCCGAACCCGAGGAGATCGTGCCAGTGGGAGTGATCCCGCCGGATGCGGTCAAGACCCCCGGCGTGCTTGTCGACCATGTTATCAAGAGGGCTGCGTGA
- a CDS encoding DUF2945 domain-containing protein, protein MSYSEGTKVEWDWGNGTGTGKVVKKYTRKTTLKIKGSEVTRDASEEAPAYRIEQADGDEVLKSESELRKAS, encoded by the coding sequence ATGTCCTACAGCGAAGGCACGAAGGTCGAATGGGACTGGGGCAACGGCACCGGAACCGGCAAGGTCGTCAAGAAGTACACGCGCAAAACCACCCTGAAGATCAAGGGCAGCGAGGTCACGCGCGACGCCTCGGAGGAGGCGCCGGCCTACCGGATCGAGCAGGCGGACGGCGACGAGGTGCTGAAGTCCGAAAGCGAGCTTCGCAAGGCCTCGTGA
- a CDS encoding LysR family transcriptional regulator: MILDPQLKAFLMLRENINDLIALAAVAEERSFTRAAARLNVSQSALSHTIKGLERRLGLRLLTRTTRSVAPTLEGEDLLATLNPCFDKIEARLQALNDSRDQPTGTVRIVAVEYAIETILWPKLSPVLKAHPAVNVELVMDYGYTDLAESQCDAGVRYGEQVSDGMIAMRIGPEERMLCVGSPEYLDTAGTPQVPQDLSEHRCINLRLSTHGALYAWEFEDADGNEIRVKVQGQACFNTINPVMRAAKDGHGLALVPERLAQPMLKDGVLRPCLEDFSPYFPGFHLYYPSRQRPSSAFQVVLDALRE, translated from the coding sequence ATGATCCTGGATCCCCAGCTCAAGGCCTTCCTCATGTTACGCGAGAATATCAACGACCTGATCGCGCTTGCCGCCGTTGCGGAAGAGCGCAGTTTCACCCGAGCCGCCGCGCGCCTCAACGTGTCGCAGTCGGCGCTGAGCCACACGATCAAGGGGCTTGAACGCCGCCTCGGCCTGCGGCTCCTGACACGGACGACGCGCAGCGTGGCGCCCACGCTGGAGGGCGAAGACCTTCTGGCCACCCTGAACCCGTGTTTCGACAAGATCGAGGCACGGCTTCAGGCCCTTAACGACTCGCGCGATCAGCCGACCGGGACGGTCCGCATCGTCGCGGTGGAATACGCGATCGAGACCATCCTCTGGCCCAAGCTCTCACCGGTGCTGAAGGCGCATCCCGCGGTGAACGTCGAGCTGGTCATGGACTACGGCTACACCGATCTTGCCGAATCCCAGTGTGATGCGGGCGTGCGCTACGGCGAGCAGGTCAGCGACGGCATGATCGCGATGCGCATCGGGCCGGAAGAACGCATGCTCTGCGTCGGCTCCCCCGAATACCTCGACACGGCCGGCACACCGCAGGTGCCGCAGGATCTGTCCGAACACCGCTGCATCAACCTGCGGCTGTCGACCCACGGCGCACTCTATGCCTGGGAGTTCGAGGACGCCGACGGCAACGAGATCAGGGTCAAGGTGCAGGGCCAGGCCTGCTTCAACACCATCAACCCCGTGATGCGGGCGGCAAAGGACGGACATGGCCTGGCGCTGGTGCCGGAACGGCTGGCCCAGCCGATGCTGAAGGACGGCGTGCTTCGCCCCTGCCTCGAGGACTTCAGCCCCTACTTCCCCGGGTTCCACCTCTACTACCCCAGTCGCCAGAGGCCCTCGTCGGCCTTCCAGGTGGTCCTGGACGCTCTGCGTGAATAG
- a CDS encoding DMT family transporter yields MGQNAKGALFALLSFSLFASHDVIVKLLGADYAPFQIVFFSVLLSFPIVSLMLIRDTTPGHLRPIHPWWTALRTVAAVITGLCAFYAFSVLPLAQTYAILFAQPLVITVLAIPILGEHVRLRRWLAVLVGLAGVMVVLRPGATELTLGHAAALVAACTGALASVVVRKIGHEERSVVLLLYPMMANFVLMACALPFVYRPMPIEHLGGVGVMAVLALCGSLVLIRAYKAGEAVIVAPMQYSQLLWATFYGAAVFGEWPDGMTFAGALLIIGSGVYIVLREGRSRASENTPVLRTRTRLETGTSLRIGPLLRSMRRREKTLQK; encoded by the coding sequence ATGGGACAGAATGCCAAAGGCGCGCTTTTCGCGCTGCTCTCCTTTTCGCTCTTCGCCAGCCACGACGTCATCGTGAAGCTGCTCGGCGCAGATTATGCGCCGTTCCAGATCGTGTTCTTCTCGGTGCTGCTGAGCTTCCCGATCGTGAGCCTCATGCTGATCCGCGACACGACCCCCGGCCACCTGCGCCCGATCCACCCGTGGTGGACCGCGCTGCGCACGGTGGCGGCGGTGATCACCGGGCTCTGCGCCTTCTATGCCTTCTCGGTGTTGCCGCTGGCCCAGACCTACGCGATTCTCTTCGCCCAGCCGCTCGTCATCACGGTGCTGGCGATCCCGATCCTGGGCGAGCACGTTCGACTGCGGCGCTGGCTTGCGGTGCTGGTCGGGCTCGCCGGGGTGATGGTCGTCCTGCGCCCCGGCGCGACCGAGCTCACGCTGGGCCATGCGGCGGCGCTTGTCGCGGCCTGCACCGGGGCGCTGGCCTCGGTGGTGGTGCGCAAGATCGGCCACGAGGAACGCTCGGTCGTGCTGCTGCTCTACCCGATGATGGCCAACTTCGTGCTGATGGCCTGCGCGCTGCCCTTTGTCTACCGCCCCATGCCGATCGAGCACCTGGGCGGCGTCGGCGTCATGGCGGTGCTGGCGCTCTGCGGCTCGCTGGTGCTGATCCGGGCCTACAAGGCGGGCGAGGCGGTGATCGTGGCGCCGATGCAGTATTCGCAGCTGCTCTGGGCGACATTCTATGGCGCGGCGGTTTTCGGCGAATGGCCCGACGGGATGACCTTTGCGGGCGCGCTTCTCATCATCGGATCGGGGGTCTACATCGTCCTGCGCGAGGGGCGCAGCAGGGCCTCCGAGAACACGCCTGTCCTGCGCACCCGCACGCGGCTCGAGACCGGCACCAGCCTGCGCATCGGCCCGCTGCTGCGGTCGATGCGGCGGCGCGAGAAAACTCTGCAAAAGTAG